The genomic segment CACATCTGCCCGGCGTATGTGCCCAGATAAATGAAAATAAGCTTTCCGGGAAATTTATCATTACTTCGATCAAAGGAACAGTCGGGCCAGACAATCTGCTGCCCAGTGCTTATCTGGCCAGCTGCTTTGATTTGAAAGACTTTCAGCAAGGCATGATTGCCGGACCCTGCCACGCCGAGGAAATCGCACGCAACAAGAAAACCTACATGACGCTTTGCGGTCCAAATGAGGGATTTATCAGGAAGATCGAGGCTTGGTTTGCCTCGCCTTATATCCAGGTCCATTATTGTCCGGATATGAGTGGCGTGGAATATGCTGCGATTTATAAGAATGTGGTCGGTATCGTCTGTGGAATGGCGCAAGGACTGCATTATGGCGACAATTTTATGGCCGTACTGGTCTCTAATGCCATCTATGAACTGGAGCAGCTACTAGCTGCCCTCGGCGGCGGACAGTCCAGGCTGGCCAGCTCCACCTACCTGGGGGACCTGCTGGTCACCGGATACTCTGCACACAGCCGCAACCGGACCTTTGGTGAGTACCTTGGACGCGGACATTCGGTATTTGAAGCTCGGCAGATGCTGGGCATGGTGGCCGAGGGATACTTTGCTACCCTCGGACTGATAAACACAACTGCAGGTCTTGGATTAAACTTGCCGCTGCTCAACACCGCCTACCGCGTCATGTACAAACGAATGCCCGTCATTGATGAATTTAAACTTTTAGAAAGGAATATACGATAATATGTTATTAGCAACAGATTTAGATGGAACTTTTTTGGGCGGAAAAATGGAAGACCGCCTCAGATTATATAGATTGATAAAAGCAAACCGGGATATTCAGCTCGTATTTGTCACCGGTCGGGGACTGGAATCGGTCCTACCACTGCTGAGCGACCCGTTGATCCCAGTGCCAGATTTTATTATCGCCGACGTGGGGGCCACTGTGGTCAACGGACATACCCTGGAAGCCATCGAACCGCTACAAAGTGAAATTGAGGAAAAATGGCCCAAGACTTACGCTATCCGATCGGAACTGGAAGAAATACCACAGCTCAGTTATCAGCATGTGCCCCAGCAGCGCCGGAGCTCCTTTTATTATGAGTCTGATGTAGACCGTGAGCGGGTGCAGCAGGTTGCCGATAAATACGACTGTGATATCATCACCTCGGCGGACCGGTATCTGGACCTGCTGCCCAAAGGCGTAAATAAAGGAACAACACTCAGGACCCTGATCGAGTTTTTGAATATTCCTGCCGATCAGGTCATGGTGGCAGGAGATACGCTGAATGACCTCGCCCTGTTTCAGATTGGTTTTAATGGCGTTGCTGTCGGCAAATCGGAAAGCAGTCTGCTGGATGCCATCAACGAGCTGGATACGGCCTATCGGGCAGAAGCAGCCGGCGCTGGAGGTATTCTGGAATATATGGCTACACATAGCCCGTTTCAACAGTTGATCCGTAGTGAACGGAAAACATCCCCAAAAGGCAAGCCTAAAAAGTCGGGACAGCTCGTGATGGTATACCATAGGCTACCCTTTGAAAAGGAATCAATAAATGGAAAAACGGTACGTGTGGCCCCAAAAAGTCCCAACGGTATTATTCCTTCCTTGCTGGGTTTGTTTGAAAAGGGACGGTCTGGTCTCTGGATCGGAGAGGAGGCACTGCAGGAAGATGGAAATGCGGTGCCCAATCAGCTGGTGGATGAAACGAGATATCCCAATCTGGTCGCTTCGACAATATCGTTGTCGAAGGAAGATATTGATCAGTTTTATCGTGTGTTTTCAAAGGAGGCTTTCTGGCCCACCATCTTTTCATTTGTGGACAAAGCCAAGTTTAACCACGAAGACTGGGATCATTATCTTCACATCAACAGACTCTTTGCGGATCGTGTCGCCCGGGAAGCGGATGAGGGAGCTCTCGTCTGGATACATGAGTATAACCTTTGGATGGTGCCATCTTTCCTCAAAACCATGCGTCCTGATCTGAAGATTGGATTCTTTCACCATACGGCATTTCCGGCAGCAGATATTTTTAATATCATTCCCTGGCGGAAAGAGATCATCGGCAGCCTGCTGCTCTGTGACTTTATCAGTTTCCATATCCCGAGGTATGTGGAGAATTTTGTGGATGTGATCCGTAGTCACACGCCTTTTAAG from the Sphingobacterium thalpophilum genome contains:
- a CDS encoding NAD(P)H-dependent glycerol-3-phosphate dehydrogenase, which gives rise to MNEISVIGGGSWATALVKILTENSVHVNWYLRRSEQVRSITKEAVNPDYLSFLKLDNTKIYASDDLDDIIDRSNVVLFVVPSAHLPGVCAQINENKLSGKFIITSIKGTVGPDNLLPSAYLASCFDLKDFQQGMIAGPCHAEEIARNKKTYMTLCGPNEGFIRKIEAWFASPYIQVHYCPDMSGVEYAAIYKNVVGIVCGMAQGLHYGDNFMAVLVSNAIYELEQLLAALGGGQSRLASSTYLGDLLVTGYSAHSRNRTFGEYLGRGHSVFEARQMLGMVAEGYFATLGLINTTAGLGLNLPLLNTAYRVMYKRMPVIDEFKLLERNIR
- the ggpS gene encoding glucosylglycerol-phosphate synthase, coding for MLLATDLDGTFLGGKMEDRLRLYRLIKANRDIQLVFVTGRGLESVLPLLSDPLIPVPDFIIADVGATVVNGHTLEAIEPLQSEIEEKWPKTYAIRSELEEIPQLSYQHVPQQRRSSFYYESDVDRERVQQVADKYDCDIITSADRYLDLLPKGVNKGTTLRTLIEFLNIPADQVMVAGDTLNDLALFQIGFNGVAVGKSESSLLDAINELDTAYRAEAAGAGGILEYMATHSPFQQLIRSERKTSPKGKPKKSGQLVMVYHRLPFEKESINGKTVRVAPKSPNGIIPSLLGLFEKGRSGLWIGEEALQEDGNAVPNQLVDETRYPNLVASTISLSKEDIDQFYRVFSKEAFWPTIFSFVDKAKFNHEDWDHYLHINRLFADRVAREADEGALVWIHEYNLWMVPSFLKTMRPDLKIGFFHHTAFPAADIFNIIPWRKEIIGSLLLCDFISFHIPRYVENFVDVIRSHTPFKVVKKVGVANQFLTYSCALGVDQMTKVIEVDGRQIRLGAQPVGVNRDHIQHILNDGGIRDDIEQLKAMKVESGITRIISVERLDYVKGPLEKIQAFGEFLEEYPEFRGKIELVNVCTPPSQGMTIYDEIRDQVNQAVGEINGKFATMNWNPIQYFYRALPFEEVVKQYALSDIAWITPLRDGLNLVAKEYIATHGLLDTSGILVLSEFAGASVELPYAILTNPYDRKSMKESLLKALVMEPGEAQLRARRLYEHIEHYDIHFWGRDFVNELEKSVKQR